CTAGCTATACAAGgacatacgaggagaacacgctactcggaaACGAGGAGATTGTTTCCTGTTCATTCCGCAGACCCTTGCGGACCACAtaagttttacagtcaacttatgaaaaaaaaaaaaaaaaactgtgaaaagtGGTTGAGATAgaacagcacgtcgttgaaaaAGATCAGGAATATTATTGGTCCCAGATGGCTTTCATGAGGCACTTCAGATGTGGCAGGAAATCGGTTGGAGAAAGATTCAGCCCTTCAGAAAGTCAGTTTCCGACCTGACAGGTAGCTACGACATCATTCCAGTAGAGAACCACAAACCGCATTCTATGCATCGCCAGAACTCTAACAAAGCTAAAATATGGCTACTTAACCCAATCCTAGAAACGCCATCatggaaaattttccaaacatcGATAACATCATGTtagtcaccaaagcttttataaagcttttataaaacagCAAATTTATGAAGAGAtaaatcaccgtaatttatgtttgttacttaatttatcggccttatcggtgaaaaaacattaaacgcttatcactgaaaatcgcacaAAACTCCCACATTGGGTATTGGGTTGAAGGCTGAACTAGAAGGCGAATTTTGCTACctgatgccatcttgaaatccaatatggcggcttccgctcaactttaaaatgctgcaaatgacttaaaattgcacgaaagcCGCACAAtatatttacagcattttaatttcagcggaagccgccatcttggatttcaagatggcgtcagatagggGAATTCGGCTTCTTCTGGTTTAGCCCTTTCAACTAACACCCATATTCCGAGGGTTTCATGCCATTTTCAGTCATTcaaagctttgaaaagaaatgcagaaacaaattttttctccTACTAGTTGGATCCTTTCTAttaatactcatattgtagattCATACCACTCCCGgtaatttgaagtatttcaaaaatttttatatatttttcaattcaactaaAAAACAACTCACTTGACTTTTCAacaatgtgtaaaaatgggaattccagttcaaatatgtgcaatctagCCTAAGCGAGTCGTGTTTTGACGTCTTGATCTATAATTGTCACCTAATTTTAACAcagttttaaaatcaagcacTGCGTACCTtaagagtatcagcagcggtcaggtgtcaaagctataataacactTAATTTTGACACTTCGACGGCGCACCGCAAGGTTTCATACCAGGTGCTCCTGGTTATTAAAAAAGCGAGCCAGGAGCCAAATTTGAATACCGACAGGTGCTTGACAGGTGCTAAAGTGTCtagggaaaatttacaaaagaaaaaaacaacaaacaacgaCAACACCTATCGGTGCGTCACCAGTGgcaaaaaatggaaacaagttTAGCACTTACCGATGCTCAAATGACCTGCTTAAGCTAAAATAAGACCTATTTAGAATGTGTCCCGGGTTAACACCTGGCACTTACCGCTGCTGATGCTCTTAGCGCAAAAAAGAGAGAATAAACATGTAAAAAAAGCTTGGAACAAACTTATTaggtagtttgttttttttttttttgagttttaatagaGAATTCAGGAATCTTTCAAAACAGCTTATTTAGTAAAGCTTTTATAGCGTTTTCAGAACTACCTGAAATTAAAtggttgaatcaagaatctaagcatttttcatgattataataaaactgttataaaacttgctgtatacatttttgttgcgtttaaatagctgtggGAAGCTGACGCTGAAAAGGAAATGTGGGTAGAGGGGTcaggaaaataaaagtttagagtaggcagcttAGAATAGAAAGCTATCTTGAGACGTTGGCTAAACCATCCTGCACTTCAATAAGTCCACTTCGGATGAATATGAACTCAAAGCAGAACAAGATAGTGAACTAACCCCTcatgataccagttggaggaaataCGTTGGCGGGTTAAGACAGGTCGCTCACTTAATCCCAACGAAACTAACTACAGTATACAGTATtttatatataatttaaaataataaaataaaatggacTGGAAAGCCCTCACCATGTTATAGAACTCTGTTATAATAGGTGTTGATTAAATCGCTGGGATGACGACCACATCATGCGAAACCATCTTAGGGGTCCAATGTTGAAAGGAGATGGCTTGGAGGCTCGTTCGTCATCATCAGAAGGTAACatgaaaagaaatacaaaaaacaaaaagaaaaaaaggaaaaagaacaATAAGATATTAGTTCATTTCATCTATCAATATATAATAGGAAGCCTAGCTCAAACCAGTAATAATCTAGCTTAAATATCTTGATTGATAAATAGACGATTTATCAACAGAACAGGAAATGCACaatgctgttcttctaaaacCTAATAATTTATTCTGGTCAGCCTCTCTGACTAACTATGCTAAGTCTACATAGGTTCTATTAAAATATACCGTGTGCCTATTTTAAAATGCCCGAAATCAGTTATTTGGACTACCTACTCATTGTTATTCTTCGAAATCATACATTCTATTATCTACTTCCatatatgaatttcaaatcaaccGAAAAACGTCAAgaagcagggccggattaagccatcggggggcccggggcaatttatctcggggggcccctatgattcgatttttttctcaaatgctatcccagagaatacgtAACATTTTAACCGTacaaaagaactggagatgagtgcAGTATACTGTTTTtgaatagccatgttgtctgcgtaaatgatagtttctggtatcttcaaataaaaattgttaattaatcaagTGCAAACATTGTTGAAGAcattagaaatttctcaaaaacgaaAGCTTCGATTTGAACTGCAAAATGCAATATttaattctcatattttttaaaaatatccttatcaccaactaaaatacTCTAATTTAGCAAAAATGACCAGATagatattttgaatgattttcatttcatcattgatcgtctggtttgtgctttatcgaaaaaaaaacaattgggaagtatcatgaagatttgaaacgtagaataaaaaaaacacaaaatgatcaatttcacattccatagagatacagatataagagtttaagaatttaaaactaaaaatcaggttatattcagaaccgcAATTCAGTGTCTCTTATCtaaatcataaattcaaatcaagttttgaggaacaaaatatgaattgaataaaaaaaagagattcgaagttacaatcagagccaaagcaggaattgcaccaaatatgaatttcaattttaactcTTTGAAAcccatgaaaaaaaaccttttcatcccagtttatgaatatgattctcatcagatactaaaaattgtaatcaaactgTTATTCtttgtgacaaaagtttcatatgATGCCCTctaagccaaaggggtaaaagtgcaaaaataatcggtttaaaaaaaataaaaatagagatTAAACACagaatgagtttagtaccttaaacaaagatcccgagttctaaaaattcagaaaaaaaccatgaaactgaacttcagtaagtGAAGAAACAAcataagacttgaaaatctcaatgaattgagtttggaaaaaggtaagattaaaaacatagaaatattcatgttcaGAGAGTTACTCAATGATATTAGCCACTtaactatgagatcgtttttattataattatagaatgatcatttcgaaaatgatatgctgaattcaggatattaacTTGTGTCAAATCAactgaaaatgttttgaaacgaatttcaagtctaagacagaaatttgGATGGTACTGTAGATTGGTCCAATTAAGGCAACTACAGttctttttttagattttattttcaaaaataggtaggaaaagggtttagaatttaaaaaccatCGTAAATTTAAATAgtattgattgaaaagtgaaaagttataataatacccggtatCAACCCCCCAATGTAtatcataaagcttctctgttctctcttagcactgtgagccagttttgatgaaattagctgctattttagtacTGTAACTGTTtcttggaaagttaacgtaataataaacaagtttattttgcaagacgtttgtatgtaatgaaaatgtggagatatttttcattattttaaattttctgtgcagaatatcctgactgacatgtttcaatggaaaaaaatgaaagttggagatgtttgcctcatattcttcctaatttatgttgatttattttcaaattcagtttacattatttttggtcagtttttgggttgaaaattttaaatttcaataccaattttttgatattttcagccCGCAAAATTTGGGAGATCTTCTTCTCTGCTTACTATAGGGGGCCCCTTTATGTAAGATAAAAACTATTAAACATATTATTTCACTGGGGCCTCTTTAGTTGTTTTATTTCGAGTTTTCATTCCAAATTTCTAGTCTTGaattcttttcatagatttaaagaaattgaagtagtatgattaaagtaatgttgaaatatgttttccctcggggggccccctgagccggggggcccggggcaattgccccctttgcccccccccccccttaatccggccttgtcaAGAAGATACCGGTTTGTTCCGATAATGGCCACAAACTGAGCCGTCAGTTAAACAAGCGCTGAAATTGACGTCGGATCCAGATTTACTTAAAATTCCACCAGACGCCATTTTGACAATGAAACTGCACGGCTTTCAACATACAATTACCAGAAGAAATGGATTGCGCagcttacattttcaaaacaaacacttggtgttttttttcagttacgtCTTACAACAGACAGCTGATCTGAATTAGATCGAGCTCCTGAGCATTCGAAAAAGTGCCACGAGATTTGGTTAGCTTAGTTACCTCCTTGTGGCTTAGGAGATCATTGCCTACGATATCATTGCCTTTACCGAAACATGGCTTAATGACCGTACCCTCTTCAGTCAGTTTGTTGGCCCAGATTATACAGTGTTTCGTTGCGATCGTAGCCCCCTCAACAGCAAATAATCTACtggtggtggagtgttacttgccGTTAGATCTACACTCCCGGCTTTGCTTATCGAAGACGTTTCCTGGGACGATCTGTAGCTTCTTTGGACCCGCATTGATCTCGGTAATCGACAACTCTATCTATGTGTAGTGTATGTGCCATCTGATCGTTCTGGCGACCTGGTTTTAGCACAGTCCTTTTCGCGTTGCCTGTCTAAAGTCAGCTCTTTTTGTTTTCCTGAGGATGACATACTCGTCATTGGCGACTTCAACATGCCCGGCCTAAAATGATGCTCCTCTCGAAGTGGCTTTCTGTTTCCAGATACTGTGCGTTCTTCGTTCTCGGCATCTTCTAGCGTATACTTAGATGCCCTTAGTACAGCGACTTTAcggcaaataaataaaatcgagAATGAAATCGGACGTATGCTCGACCTCTGTTTCGTTAACGAAGGTTTCAGGATTCCGACGATTGACTTAGCACCCTCTCCCCTTGTCAAAGCTGCTCCACATCACCCAGCCTTAGTGGTCTCTCTCGATGCCGCAAGGATATTTGCTCCCGTGAAGAAAATGGCATCCATTCTCAACTACATCATTGATcgccatgttccgaaacgtagTGTTGCTACAAATCTACGGgctccctgggtcactaaagaactgcggGACTGAAGACGGCCAAGAATTTTAAGACcagtccgaaatctttttggatTTGTGAgctttttgccaaaaaattttctaGTATCTTCATCACTGGGGAAATTTCCTTGGAGCAACTGGCCAGGGCTGTCGGAAATATATCACCCCTAGGGTCATCTTTGAATGGTATTCTGGTCGACGATGCAGCCATCCTAAAAGCgacagctaagctaaaaaattcatcttctacgggcccggacggtatatgtaccagctacttttttgaagcgttttatgccatctCTACTGACACCTATAAGGCAcatctttcaatcatcgctggactgCGGAATCTTTCCCTCATTGTGGAAAGAAGCtgtttcctgtccacaaaaagggagataagagAGATGTGAGCAACTACCGCGGAATCTCCGCTTTGTGCGCGATCgccaaattttttgaactggttgttttggatccaattttctcattttgcaagcatCAATTCTCCAACGATCAGtacgggttcatgcctaaacgatccacgactacaaacctactgagttttacatcgttcgtgcaggacagctttgccaagaaaactcaaacaggtgaaccacgatattgcaATCGCAAAGCTCGAACGTTTAGACTTCTGTAGTTCcctactggattggttccggagttacttaatggtacgaaagttatccgttcgtactggtgaattcttttctaggcagttcgttgcctcttcaggagtgcctcaaggaagtcatttgggaCCGATCATTGTCGTGATCGATTTTAATGATGTATTCTCGCTCCTTGGTGGCACAAAGCTCGCATATgccgatgacctgaaacttaTTCACACCATAAACGGCCAAGACGACATCAACTTCTTGCAACAGCAATTCACCGCAACCGCAGTTAATGCTCGGTAACATCGTTCACTCGTAAGCGACATCCTCTTCATGCAGAGTAAATCCTCGGAGACCAAACCAACATCCGCGTGGACCAAATCAACGATCAGGGTGTTATTCTCGACCGACAgctggagttcaagactcaTACGAACTATGTTGTCGACGAAGCTTCTCGAAGCGTTGGATTCTTGTTTCGTATggccaaagatttcaaagacgtatattgcctgaaaagtctttattgttgcatagttcgttctattctcgagtacgcttcagctgtttggtgccctttctaccagaatggggctGAAAGAATCGAGGCTATTTAGCGGCGTTTCTTGCGGTACGCTCTACGACACCTAAACTTGCGAGATTCGTttcgtttaccaagctatgaaaaccgctgccgtctcataggcttagatacgcttcaagtACGCCGAAATGCTACACGTGCTCTAGTTGTAGCGGATCTTCTAACATCTAGAATCGACTGTCCCGAACTGTTGGAGGCCATACCTCTCAGCGGACGACCACGAGGATTACGAAACCAGAACCTGCAGCTCTACGTACCTATTCGCCTGAACAATTACGGTACTAACAGCGCTTTCATCggcattcttaaaacttttaatcggttttccgaacatttcgacgtctcaaggaacgtattccgtagaaaaattttaagtgtatctagtattgtgtagttttatgttgatatgattttaatttgttagttaTAGTGTAgacattaggatcaacatgtgatccgttgatgctTTAAACAATAAACAGAACATCTTATTTTTTTGACAGTTCAAGTGTCATTTGAGCTGTTTTCCTGTAATTCGGAGGATCATGGGCCCGAGAGGAATTATTGCGATTTTAGTGTATACAGATTTCAGAAGAAGTGAAGCGTCTCGAGATTCGCGAGGATTCACATTGGAATTTCGTATAAATTCAGCAATTTTCCTGTGGGTCGGAGGGTCATTATCACGAGGGGAAAAATTGCGTTCTTAGTGTGTAAGCATTTTTTcgtgaccataataaaacagttataaaactagctgcatACAAATTGCCacaataaaactttcaaatgctagttggcttaatctgtgttacttggggtaGTTCTGGTAGCAACACGTACTTACTTTTTTATAGGCAGGGTTAAGTTTGCGGTTTTCGGCCTGATGAGACTTGTGCCTGATGTAGTAAAGAAGGACTTTATTATTCAGCGTTTTCATTTACCGCAACTCTTTCTTGACCCAAGGTGCCCGTAGATTTAAAATCGCAAAGCTTTTTGGCACTTGGCGATCGATTATGTAGTTGACAACGTGGGAGAAAAGTCGGCGTTCTTAAAGTCGAGGTGGAAGGACGCAGGTTTTTCAATGATGGCGACAGTTCCGGAAATATCTAGCGTAAGCAGTGAAGTGGGGAGATGAAGAACGCACTTGACCAGAGACGCAGGAGCTCTTTGGATTGAAGGGACCCGTCGTTAACGAAACAGAGATCCGTTTATACTCCGTAAAGTTTACAATCTATTTATACTCCGTAGagatatgtatttttttatactcAGTAGAATTTACAATACATTGTTACATTTCGTGGTATTAGTGTTCATTTTAACGTCCGAAGACTTACAAAATTTTCTTAGCCTTGATTTAGGGTGACGGGATTCGATCAACGAACTTCTGGCTTATAAGCCAAGGACGTTCGCCATTAGGCTAAACGGCCACCTCTAAAGATAAAATGGGCGACGTTAACGAGGATTTTTCTGCGACGGCAAACAAGGAGCTGGCTTTAGAAGAGCACCATtgacatgtgcaaaatttcagcttaatcggacttgatttagggatgCCTTAaaacgctcaaagtttcggtttttacccccaaaaatcaccaaaggggggaccaaatgaaatcgggaaaatcgaaattagaattttgatgccaaatgcaTTAAAtgtcgaaatctggtgttatctcgaaaaaaaaattgtataaaaatcaactttctgggACTTTTAGTTATCCGAAAAAGaccgatttttcaaaaagagtACTGCTTTATAGTCAACATAACGCTGTCAAATTTCTTCCATGACCGATCACAAGGAACGTAGCTATCATAAAAAAGTGTCTCATTTCTAAATGAGCTAAGCTTTAGTAGTGTTctcaatatgttaaaaaaaatcatccacactAGGTcctttttcactttatttgttacgTTGCTGCAAACGAAGCGACTTGAAGCTCCTTCACGATTCGCGCATATATCGTGCAGCGAGATAGTTCTTCCCTCGGGTTTATTTGCCTTATGTCGAAATAACACCTGTAGTATCCTTCCGGCGCTACCGAGGGAATTTTGTTTGAATCcatgattaaatttttgatataaaattctcCCTTCGGTGTTGGGCACAACCCTTCTCGAGGAATTCGCGGGAAATTGGTATAGTTCTGGAACTGCCCCGAGTTCGgggccaaataaaatttaataa
This sequence is a window from Uranotaenia lowii strain MFRU-FL chromosome 3, ASM2978415v1, whole genome shotgun sequence. Protein-coding genes within it:
- the LOC129750876 gene encoding uncharacterized protein LOC129750876, which gives rise to MTIELDQFNCEYTKISNFTNLRVRKFNRTTAVLNGTYEMFIEMNNDHELECYCDRSALGNNQFSRYPLKLLPMPVCDFIKFYLAPNSGQFQNYTNFPRIPREGLCPTPKGEFYIKNLIMDSNKIPSVAPEGYYRCYFDIRQINPREELSRCTIYARIVKELQVASFAAT